The proteins below are encoded in one region of Mya arenaria isolate MELC-2E11 chromosome 15, ASM2691426v1:
- the LOC128218696 gene encoding uncharacterized protein LOC128218696 isoform X1, whose translation MKLHGILCVIVFLTLFSCAEAGFCSEAYTCSSQCSRSERYTTSCGFLWCCRCSKYRTKYDTCYSTCYRQVCCPGYTGPDCNTPLCYGTTSCLNSNPCTGPDRCSCRTGYKLPNCEDINECSSNNGGCQHVCRNNLGSFTCLCNSGYMLKTDRRTCEDKNECSSNNGGCAHTCTNKPGTHQCSCREGYELAWDGRQCNDINECSAGTSQCEHDCTNTVGSYTCSCKVGYQLTAGGKTCDDIDECRQTPPPCDHQCNNTPGSYTCSCEPGYFLDTGSQTCKDVNECDTHNNECDHICTNSKGSYQCTCRPGYLIHIDGNTCTDVDECAEGTSQCSQKCNNTLGSYTCSCQNGFMLETDTFSCINKDDCQGIACENGGVCIDNIGGYTCSCAQGYTGMQCEHDLNECSGFLNGGCEDECINTVGSFACKCSDNITLNEDGFTCSGLTGPSVFSRYGLVRQFLPRGCSTILLAKCDEETDVKVLLSSTSKWYMLKTDPRIIFTYGIVFVEAGAITLPVSISGLEVVKGIDNFELVTGSLSHDVNDGVPYGEERLLYCWTFGTTPQDLRDFLVSNSFLSSFFHNIENSLPDWLQFSPNDNEILGVNDLQTELSRGDDIQKTECKGAPLYSERLYTVLKFSNSFALSIYGQEVTLPSALSNKKFCIIVDICQDNGGSVFLILPEESRDILDRFDMFKRLINNSGVYIRPIGLGLSLQKHIKVHAKTTHLQQWNGDEIIQYPVFQEANIWLGGNFRMDSDIFRVSGMTNAFLSISSPTNIVKSLFLEEWGFMVRLEAVGALEFTFNTPFGDQTIRGTGSGEVNALASLGGSNPRNSCGLNANPAGVFMSLHFNAEAFLDAPLLRFIKPGVSVKAYVFLPSDSKTPAYNQTLIDIEKEVIDLKHISERFVNLTRDYLDRYQVLLSDHSTILLNTVITTGQKFLAIVDDVIQDKGDFDKPNMQLVLQKITGVWRGGWKQLQNDTDAFLESIRENTRILKHNVTHLIKEEASAILNRVNMLISNVTAQASMVLRKMNGAGFRFKGDLDISGLKIIGLEIELVYSIESLGSCGRFERAYSVLKGENAARVLAVVSSEVVQIKIGRFLSIEGVGIGLAISLDSKGKFAALLRVEADLLGIKAQSDLFITNQGLYLNLEGNVWNTFKAQLQISAELGNEWYQLSFGVKGSFVADADGDGSFDDGYLAALRRFISTKADEANKRISMLQDGVTKAQRVLTSAQTWLEEKKSIFRNANTKFDDAVRALDRANDKLEDAKKPFKDALSKLNEAQRKVDRLCKIKNCKKICIPGIQCKICHKRVWVFKVPYPCCKLTSCMISFPDPICLTLNLLCSAVRGIAYLALEAAKVFVRIPMLAFDAAQTIVSAAQFIVDKSRIVLDIAIAALDLAKLGLEATQEILEGAKLALEAVKQVVKLGVAALNFIIEYGLESTIDVRNCGFEVTLSSNDKAVFDVHCDVNAFKTGFRTIKIRINFNDIFQSLWYAAKATITSILNAIGNIFGRKRREIEYDSLNLLYKHYRKTRDTHVNATETLKNETIDIIADTLGFTTNQTDSEYDIRTEIFRQNCKTFKNIHTFLFDTIYALHDMANETASTLMNTTFVQDDLGLKDKHSLENASLTELGIDPNVAEAEFNISRTKLTETIESAKANLTSDTYLSDVERFPGDAAAMLQNQTNDANSLEIVNYWVVAMENITSAHFSAATCVSFLDCAHYAVASLYEIVLSSTDLPNKNQSIQSISAFEDIFLILTNNYSVKILEVYDMSLGILDHLDAINKSNVFCSTPPTTMFPLKNQTVVAGQTCHLVCNVTGNPPPTFIWLKDNEQITNSSANMIFTIRNVTYSDEGSYHCVASNLVASLIMTEAYVNVTEKEDIIDKTTTEEKEDIIDKTTTEDEFPLTLVVTLTVTLTTCTVIIVACGVWCYKRRVP comes from the exons atATAAATGAGTGTTCCTCAAACAATGGCGGCTGCCAGCACGTCTGTAGAAACAATCTGGGGtcttttacatgtttatgtaacAGTGGATATATGTTAAAGACTGACCGTAGAACTTGTGAAG ATAAGAACGAGTGCTCTTCCAACAATGGAGGATGTGCTCACACGTGTACTAACAAGCCAGGGACACATCAGTGCAGCTGTAGAGAAGGCTACGAACTTGCTTGGGACGGACGTCAATGCAATG ACATCAACGAATGTTCAGCTGGAACATCTCAGTGCGAACATGATTGTACCAACACAGTCGGCTCATATACGTGTTCCTGTAAGGTCGGGTACCAACTGACTGCTGGTGGGAAAACATGTGACG ACATAGATGAATGCAGGCAAACTCCGCCCCCCTGTGACCACCAATGCAACAACACTCCTGGAtcttatacatgtagttgcgaACCCGGATATTTTCTTGACACCGGGTCACAAACGTGCAAAG ACGTAAATGAGTGTGACACACACAACAATGAGTGTGATCACATTTGTACGAACAGCAAGGGGTCATACCAATGTACCTGCCGACCTGGATACTTAATACACATTGATGGAAATACTTGTACAG ACGTGGACGAATGTGCAGAAGGTACGTCTCAGTGTTCACAGAAGTGCAACAACACACTCGGCAGTTACACCTGCAGCTGTCAGAATGGATTTATGCTTGAGACGGATACATTCAGTTGCATCA ACAAAGACGACTGCCAAGGCATCGCATGTGAAAACGGAGGAGTTTGTATTGACAACATTGGCGGTTATACCTGCTCTTGTGCTCAGGGATACACAGGAATGCAATGCGAACACG ACTTAAATGAATGTTCTGGATTCCTAAATGGCGGCTGTGAGGACGAATGTATCAACACAGTGGGTTCATTTGCTTGTAAATGCAGTGACAACATCACCCTGAACGAGGACGGCTTCACTTGCTCCG gTTTAACTGGACCAAGCGTATTCTCCAGGTATGGGTTAGTGCGACAGTTTCTACCACGAGGTTGCTCAACAATTCTTCTAGCAAAATGTGACGAGGAAACTGATGTTAAAGTTCTACTGTCATCAACATCAAAGTGGTACATGTTAAAAACTGATCCTAGAATAATTTTTACTTATGGTATTGTATTTGTTGAAGCCGGCGCCATAACCTTACCTGTGTCTATATCAGGCTTAGAAGTCGTCAAGGGAATCGACAATTTTGAATTAGTTACCGGATCGTTATCACATGACGTCAACGATGGCGTTCCATATGGGGAAGAAAGACTGCTATATTGCTGGACATTTGGGACAACGCCACAAGATTTAAGAGATTTCTTggtttcaaattcatttttatccTCATTCTTTCACAATATTGAGAATTCCTTGCCTGACTGGCTACAATTCTCCCCGAACGACAACGAAATACTCGGTGTAAATGATTTGCAAACAGAGCTCAGTAGAGGCGACGATATTCAGAAGACAGAATGCAAAGGGGCACCTTTATATTCTGAACGCCTTtacactgttttaaaatttagtaACAGTTTTGCTTTGTCTATCTACGGCCAGGAGGTAACTTTACCGTCTGCATTAAGTAATAAAAAGTTCTGCATCATTGTTGATATCTGCCAGGATAATGGTGGTTCTGTATTCCTTATTTTGCCCGAAGAATCAAGGGATATTCTGGACCGATTTGACATGTTCAAAAGGTTGATCAACAATTCTGGTGTATATATCCGCCCGATTGGACTAGGGTTGTCTCTTCAGAAACATATAAAGGTCCATGCTAAGACAACACATTTGCAGCAATGGAATGGGGatgaaataattcaatatcc AGTGTTTCAAGAAGCAAATATATGGCTTGGAGGCAATTTCCGAATGGACTCTGACATATTCCGCGTATCAGGAATGACAAATGCGTTTCTTTCCATCTCCTCTCCAACGAAT ataGTCAAGAGTTTATTCCTTGAGGAATGGGGTTTTATGGTTAGACTTGAAGCAGTTGGTGCTTTAGAATTTACATTCAATACTCCATTTGGAGACCAAACTATTCGAGGCACTGGTAGTGGTGAAGTAAACGCTCTTGCGTCGCTTGGAG gatCTAATCCGAGGAACTCCTGTGGTCTTAATGCAAATCCTGCAGGAGTCTTCATGTCGCTACATTTCAACGCTGAAGCATTTCTCGATGCACCACTTTTGCGTTTTATTAAGCCCGGGGTCAGTGTAAAAGCCTATGTTTTTCTTCCCAGCGATTCAAAAACTCCTGCCTACAATCAAACACTAATTGATATAGAGAAAGaagttattgatttaaaacacaTAAGTGAACGGTTTGTTAATCTCACAAGAGATTATTTAGATAGGTATCAAGTCCTTTTGTCGGACCATTCAACCATATTACTTAATACAGTAATAACCACTGGTCAGAAGTTTTTAGCCATTGTTGATGACGTTATTCAAGATAAAGGTGACTTTGATAAACCAAATATGCAACTAGTTCTTCAAAAAATTACTGGTGTCTGGAGAGGGGGATGGAAACAATTGCAAAACGACACAGATGCATTTTTAGAGTCGATAAGAGAAAACACACGGATACTCAAGCATAACGTTACACATCTTATAAAGGAAGAAGCCAGCGCAATACTGAACAGAGTAAATATGTTGATCAGTAATGTGACTGCACAAGCTTCCATGGTGCTTAGGAAAATGAACGGAGCTGGATTTCGGTTTAAGGGCGACCTAGATATTTCTGGTTTGAAGATAATAGGACTTGAAATTGAGCTTGTGTATTCCATAGAATCTCTGGGGTCATGCGGACGGTTTGAACGAGCGTATAGTGTTCTTAAGGGAGAAAACGCCGCCAGAGTTTTGGCTGTTGTCTCTTCTGAAGTAGTACAGATAAAGATCGGACGCTTCCTTAGTATAGAAGGAGTAGGCATTGGACTCGCTATAAGTTTAGACTCAAAAGGTAAATTTGCTGCTTTGTTACGTGTAGAAGCCGACCTCCTTGGAATTAAAGCTCAATCAGACCTGTTTATAACAAATCAAGGTTTGTATCTTAATCTTGAAGGAAATGTATGGAATACATTTAAAGCACAATTACAAATATCTGCAGAACTTGGAAATGAATGGTACCAATTGTCATTTGGTGTGAAAGGAAGTTTTGTTGCCGATGCCGATGGAGATGGAAGTTTTGATGACGGTTATTTAGCTGCACTGCGTAGATTTATCAGTACAAAAGCTGACGAGGCCAACAAAAGAATAAGCATGTTACAAGATGGTGTAACAAAGGCTCAAAGAGTGTTAACCTCTGCTCAGACATGGCTTGAAGAGAAAAAGTCGATTTTCCGtaatgcaaatacaaaattCGATGATGCCGTACGTGCACTTGATAGAGCTAACGATAAACTAGAAGATGCGAAGAAACCATTTAAAGATGCATTAAGTAAACTAAATGAAGCCCAAAGAAAGGTTGACAGATTATGTAAGATTAAAAACTGCAAGAAAATATGTATTCCAggaattcaatgtaaaatttgtCACAAACGGGTTTGGGTATTTAAAGTACCATACCCATGTTGTAAATTAACGAGCTGCATGATTTCTTTTCCTGATCCAATCTGCCTTACCCTTAACCTTCTATGCAGCGCTGTTCGAGGTATTGCCTATTTAGCACTAGAAGCAGCCAAAGTTTTTGTCCGTATTCCAATGCTAGCCTTTGATGCAGCTCAAACGATCGTGTCGGCGGCACAATTCATTGTTGATAAATCAAGGATTGTTTTGGACATAGCTATAGCTGCACTTGATTTGGCTAAATTAGGACTAGAGGCAACTCAAGAAATATTGGAAGGAGCAAAACTTGCTCTTGAGGCCGTTAAGCAGGTAGTAAAATTAGGCgttgcagctttaaactttATCATTGAATACGGATTAGAAAGTACCATTGATGTGCGAAATTGTGGATTTGAAGTTACGCTTTCATCAAATGATAAAGCCGTTTTTGATGTCCACTGTGATGTTAACGCGTTTAAAACTGGATTCAGAACAATTAAAATACGCATCAATTTCAATGACATTTTCCAAAGTCTATGGTATGCTGCTAAGGCAACAATAACATCCATACTCAATGCCATCGGAAATATCTTCGGACGCAAGCGAAGAGAGATAGAATATGATTCTCTTAATTTATTGTACAAGCATTACAGAAAAACAAGGGATACTCATGTTAATGCTACAGAAACACTTAAAAATGAAACCATTGACATAATCGCGGATACACTTGGCTTTACAACAAACCAAACGGACAGTGAATATGATATTAGGACAGAAATATTTCGgcaaaattgtaaaacatttaaaaacattcatacCTTCCTATTTGACACTATCTATGCCTTGCATGATATGGCAAACGAGACAGCTAGTACCCTAATGAATACTACATTTGTACAGGATGATCTGGGCTTAAAGGATAAGCACTCCCTAGAAAATGCATCGTTAACGGAACTAGGAATTGATCCGAATGTAGCTGAAGCTGAATTCAACATCAGCCGTACTAAATTAACAGAAACCATCGAAAGCGCTAAAGCAAATTTAACTTCTGATACGTACTTATCAGATGTTGAAAGATTTCCTGGAGATGCAGCCGCAATGCTTCAAAATCAAACCAATGATGCCAATTCCCTAGAAATTGTCAATTATTGGGTCGTCGCCATGGAAAATATAACAAGCGCACATTTCAGTGCAGCTACGTGTGTCTCCTTTCTGGATTGTGCGCATTACGCTGTTGCATCGCTTTATGAAATTGTTCTTTCATCAACTGACTTACctaataaaaatcaaagcatccAAAGTATCTCCGCCTTTGAGGACATCTTTCTGATATTGACCAATAACTATTCAGTTAAAATTCTCGAGGTATATGATATGTCTCTAGGTATTTTGGATCACCTAGATGCGATTAATAAGTCCAACGTCTTCTGTTCTACTCCACCTACCACTATGTTTCCTCTTAAAAACCAAACAGTAGTGGCAGGACAAACATGCCATCTCGTATGCAATGTCACAGGAAATCCTCCCCCGACATTCATTTGGTTGAAAGACAATGAACAAATCACCAACTCGTCGGCAAACATGATATTCACCATCCGCAACGTGACATATTCGGACGAAGGTAGTTACCACTGTGTAGCATCCAACCTGGTCGCCAGCCTTATCATGACGGAGGCGTACGTCAATGTGACAG AGAAAGAGGACATAATCGACAAAACAACAACTGAAG AGAAAGAGGACATAATCGACAAAACAACAACTgaag ATGAGTTTCCATTAACACTGGTGGTGACACTTACCGTGACACTTACGACATGTACTGTGATTATTGTTGCATGTGGAGTATGGTGCTACAAAag GCGTGTGCCATAA
- the LOC128218696 gene encoding uncharacterized protein LOC128218696 isoform X2, whose amino-acid sequence MLKTDRRTCEDKNECSSNNGGCAHTCTNKPGTHQCSCREGYELAWDGRQCNDINECSAGTSQCEHDCTNTVGSYTCSCKVGYQLTAGGKTCDDIDECRQTPPPCDHQCNNTPGSYTCSCEPGYFLDTGSQTCKDVNECDTHNNECDHICTNSKGSYQCTCRPGYLIHIDGNTCTDVDECAEGTSQCSQKCNNTLGSYTCSCQNGFMLETDTFSCINKDDCQGIACENGGVCIDNIGGYTCSCAQGYTGMQCEHDLNECSGFLNGGCEDECINTVGSFACKCSDNITLNEDGFTCSGLTGPSVFSRYGLVRQFLPRGCSTILLAKCDEETDVKVLLSSTSKWYMLKTDPRIIFTYGIVFVEAGAITLPVSISGLEVVKGIDNFELVTGSLSHDVNDGVPYGEERLLYCWTFGTTPQDLRDFLVSNSFLSSFFHNIENSLPDWLQFSPNDNEILGVNDLQTELSRGDDIQKTECKGAPLYSERLYTVLKFSNSFALSIYGQEVTLPSALSNKKFCIIVDICQDNGGSVFLILPEESRDILDRFDMFKRLINNSGVYIRPIGLGLSLQKHIKVHAKTTHLQQWNGDEIIQYPVFQEANIWLGGNFRMDSDIFRVSGMTNAFLSISSPTNIVKSLFLEEWGFMVRLEAVGALEFTFNTPFGDQTIRGTGSGEVNALASLGGSNPRNSCGLNANPAGVFMSLHFNAEAFLDAPLLRFIKPGVSVKAYVFLPSDSKTPAYNQTLIDIEKEVIDLKHISERFVNLTRDYLDRYQVLLSDHSTILLNTVITTGQKFLAIVDDVIQDKGDFDKPNMQLVLQKITGVWRGGWKQLQNDTDAFLESIRENTRILKHNVTHLIKEEASAILNRVNMLISNVTAQASMVLRKMNGAGFRFKGDLDISGLKIIGLEIELVYSIESLGSCGRFERAYSVLKGENAARVLAVVSSEVVQIKIGRFLSIEGVGIGLAISLDSKGKFAALLRVEADLLGIKAQSDLFITNQGLYLNLEGNVWNTFKAQLQISAELGNEWYQLSFGVKGSFVADADGDGSFDDGYLAALRRFISTKADEANKRISMLQDGVTKAQRVLTSAQTWLEEKKSIFRNANTKFDDAVRALDRANDKLEDAKKPFKDALSKLNEAQRKVDRLCKIKNCKKICIPGIQCKICHKRVWVFKVPYPCCKLTSCMISFPDPICLTLNLLCSAVRGIAYLALEAAKVFVRIPMLAFDAAQTIVSAAQFIVDKSRIVLDIAIAALDLAKLGLEATQEILEGAKLALEAVKQVVKLGVAALNFIIEYGLESTIDVRNCGFEVTLSSNDKAVFDVHCDVNAFKTGFRTIKIRINFNDIFQSLWYAAKATITSILNAIGNIFGRKRREIEYDSLNLLYKHYRKTRDTHVNATETLKNETIDIIADTLGFTTNQTDSEYDIRTEIFRQNCKTFKNIHTFLFDTIYALHDMANETASTLMNTTFVQDDLGLKDKHSLENASLTELGIDPNVAEAEFNISRTKLTETIESAKANLTSDTYLSDVERFPGDAAAMLQNQTNDANSLEIVNYWVVAMENITSAHFSAATCVSFLDCAHYAVASLYEIVLSSTDLPNKNQSIQSISAFEDIFLILTNNYSVKILEVYDMSLGILDHLDAINKSNVFCSTPPTTMFPLKNQTVVAGQTCHLVCNVTGNPPPTFIWLKDNEQITNSSANMIFTIRNVTYSDEGSYHCVASNLVASLIMTEAYVNVTEKEDIIDKTTTEEKEDIIDKTTTEDEFPLTLVVTLTVTLTTCTVIIVACGVWCYKRRVP is encoded by the exons ATGTTAAAGACTGACCGTAGAACTTGTGAAG ATAAGAACGAGTGCTCTTCCAACAATGGAGGATGTGCTCACACGTGTACTAACAAGCCAGGGACACATCAGTGCAGCTGTAGAGAAGGCTACGAACTTGCTTGGGACGGACGTCAATGCAATG ACATCAACGAATGTTCAGCTGGAACATCTCAGTGCGAACATGATTGTACCAACACAGTCGGCTCATATACGTGTTCCTGTAAGGTCGGGTACCAACTGACTGCTGGTGGGAAAACATGTGACG ACATAGATGAATGCAGGCAAACTCCGCCCCCCTGTGACCACCAATGCAACAACACTCCTGGAtcttatacatgtagttgcgaACCCGGATATTTTCTTGACACCGGGTCACAAACGTGCAAAG ACGTAAATGAGTGTGACACACACAACAATGAGTGTGATCACATTTGTACGAACAGCAAGGGGTCATACCAATGTACCTGCCGACCTGGATACTTAATACACATTGATGGAAATACTTGTACAG ACGTGGACGAATGTGCAGAAGGTACGTCTCAGTGTTCACAGAAGTGCAACAACACACTCGGCAGTTACACCTGCAGCTGTCAGAATGGATTTATGCTTGAGACGGATACATTCAGTTGCATCA ACAAAGACGACTGCCAAGGCATCGCATGTGAAAACGGAGGAGTTTGTATTGACAACATTGGCGGTTATACCTGCTCTTGTGCTCAGGGATACACAGGAATGCAATGCGAACACG ACTTAAATGAATGTTCTGGATTCCTAAATGGCGGCTGTGAGGACGAATGTATCAACACAGTGGGTTCATTTGCTTGTAAATGCAGTGACAACATCACCCTGAACGAGGACGGCTTCACTTGCTCCG gTTTAACTGGACCAAGCGTATTCTCCAGGTATGGGTTAGTGCGACAGTTTCTACCACGAGGTTGCTCAACAATTCTTCTAGCAAAATGTGACGAGGAAACTGATGTTAAAGTTCTACTGTCATCAACATCAAAGTGGTACATGTTAAAAACTGATCCTAGAATAATTTTTACTTATGGTATTGTATTTGTTGAAGCCGGCGCCATAACCTTACCTGTGTCTATATCAGGCTTAGAAGTCGTCAAGGGAATCGACAATTTTGAATTAGTTACCGGATCGTTATCACATGACGTCAACGATGGCGTTCCATATGGGGAAGAAAGACTGCTATATTGCTGGACATTTGGGACAACGCCACAAGATTTAAGAGATTTCTTggtttcaaattcatttttatccTCATTCTTTCACAATATTGAGAATTCCTTGCCTGACTGGCTACAATTCTCCCCGAACGACAACGAAATACTCGGTGTAAATGATTTGCAAACAGAGCTCAGTAGAGGCGACGATATTCAGAAGACAGAATGCAAAGGGGCACCTTTATATTCTGAACGCCTTtacactgttttaaaatttagtaACAGTTTTGCTTTGTCTATCTACGGCCAGGAGGTAACTTTACCGTCTGCATTAAGTAATAAAAAGTTCTGCATCATTGTTGATATCTGCCAGGATAATGGTGGTTCTGTATTCCTTATTTTGCCCGAAGAATCAAGGGATATTCTGGACCGATTTGACATGTTCAAAAGGTTGATCAACAATTCTGGTGTATATATCCGCCCGATTGGACTAGGGTTGTCTCTTCAGAAACATATAAAGGTCCATGCTAAGACAACACATTTGCAGCAATGGAATGGGGatgaaataattcaatatcc AGTGTTTCAAGAAGCAAATATATGGCTTGGAGGCAATTTCCGAATGGACTCTGACATATTCCGCGTATCAGGAATGACAAATGCGTTTCTTTCCATCTCCTCTCCAACGAAT ataGTCAAGAGTTTATTCCTTGAGGAATGGGGTTTTATGGTTAGACTTGAAGCAGTTGGTGCTTTAGAATTTACATTCAATACTCCATTTGGAGACCAAACTATTCGAGGCACTGGTAGTGGTGAAGTAAACGCTCTTGCGTCGCTTGGAG gatCTAATCCGAGGAACTCCTGTGGTCTTAATGCAAATCCTGCAGGAGTCTTCATGTCGCTACATTTCAACGCTGAAGCATTTCTCGATGCACCACTTTTGCGTTTTATTAAGCCCGGGGTCAGTGTAAAAGCCTATGTTTTTCTTCCCAGCGATTCAAAAACTCCTGCCTACAATCAAACACTAATTGATATAGAGAAAGaagttattgatttaaaacacaTAAGTGAACGGTTTGTTAATCTCACAAGAGATTATTTAGATAGGTATCAAGTCCTTTTGTCGGACCATTCAACCATATTACTTAATACAGTAATAACCACTGGTCAGAAGTTTTTAGCCATTGTTGATGACGTTATTCAAGATAAAGGTGACTTTGATAAACCAAATATGCAACTAGTTCTTCAAAAAATTACTGGTGTCTGGAGAGGGGGATGGAAACAATTGCAAAACGACACAGATGCATTTTTAGAGTCGATAAGAGAAAACACACGGATACTCAAGCATAACGTTACACATCTTATAAAGGAAGAAGCCAGCGCAATACTGAACAGAGTAAATATGTTGATCAGTAATGTGACTGCACAAGCTTCCATGGTGCTTAGGAAAATGAACGGAGCTGGATTTCGGTTTAAGGGCGACCTAGATATTTCTGGTTTGAAGATAATAGGACTTGAAATTGAGCTTGTGTATTCCATAGAATCTCTGGGGTCATGCGGACGGTTTGAACGAGCGTATAGTGTTCTTAAGGGAGAAAACGCCGCCAGAGTTTTGGCTGTTGTCTCTTCTGAAGTAGTACAGATAAAGATCGGACGCTTCCTTAGTATAGAAGGAGTAGGCATTGGACTCGCTATAAGTTTAGACTCAAAAGGTAAATTTGCTGCTTTGTTACGTGTAGAAGCCGACCTCCTTGGAATTAAAGCTCAATCAGACCTGTTTATAACAAATCAAGGTTTGTATCTTAATCTTGAAGGAAATGTATGGAATACATTTAAAGCACAATTACAAATATCTGCAGAACTTGGAAATGAATGGTACCAATTGTCATTTGGTGTGAAAGGAAGTTTTGTTGCCGATGCCGATGGAGATGGAAGTTTTGATGACGGTTATTTAGCTGCACTGCGTAGATTTATCAGTACAAAAGCTGACGAGGCCAACAAAAGAATAAGCATGTTACAAGATGGTGTAACAAAGGCTCAAAGAGTGTTAACCTCTGCTCAGACATGGCTTGAAGAGAAAAAGTCGATTTTCCGtaatgcaaatacaaaattCGATGATGCCGTACGTGCACTTGATAGAGCTAACGATAAACTAGAAGATGCGAAGAAACCATTTAAAGATGCATTAAGTAAACTAAATGAAGCCCAAAGAAAGGTTGACAGATTATGTAAGATTAAAAACTGCAAGAAAATATGTATTCCAggaattcaatgtaaaatttgtCACAAACGGGTTTGGGTATTTAAAGTACCATACCCATGTTGTAAATTAACGAGCTGCATGATTTCTTTTCCTGATCCAATCTGCCTTACCCTTAACCTTCTATGCAGCGCTGTTCGAGGTATTGCCTATTTAGCACTAGAAGCAGCCAAAGTTTTTGTCCGTATTCCAATGCTAGCCTTTGATGCAGCTCAAACGATCGTGTCGGCGGCACAATTCATTGTTGATAAATCAAGGATTGTTTTGGACATAGCTATAGCTGCACTTGATTTGGCTAAATTAGGACTAGAGGCAACTCAAGAAATATTGGAAGGAGCAAAACTTGCTCTTGAGGCCGTTAAGCAGGTAGTAAAATTAGGCgttgcagctttaaactttATCATTGAATACGGATTAGAAAGTACCATTGATGTGCGAAATTGTGGATTTGAAGTTACGCTTTCATCAAATGATAAAGCCGTTTTTGATGTCCACTGTGATGTTAACGCGTTTAAAACTGGATTCAGAACAATTAAAATACGCATCAATTTCAATGACATTTTCCAAAGTCTATGGTATGCTGCTAAGGCAACAATAACATCCATACTCAATGCCATCGGAAATATCTTCGGACGCAAGCGAAGAGAGATAGAATATGATTCTCTTAATTTATTGTACAAGCATTACAGAAAAACAAGGGATACTCATGTTAATGCTACAGAAACACTTAAAAATGAAACCATTGACATAATCGCGGATACACTTGGCTTTACAACAAACCAAACGGACAGTGAATATGATATTAGGACAGAAATATTTCGgcaaaattgtaaaacatttaaaaacattcatacCTTCCTATTTGACACTATCTATGCCTTGCATGATATGGCAAACGAGACAGCTAGTACCCTAATGAATACTACATTTGTACAGGATGATCTGGGCTTAAAGGATAAGCACTCCCTAGAAAATGCATCGTTAACGGAACTAGGAATTGATCCGAATGTAGCTGAAGCTGAATTCAACATCAGCCGTACTAAATTAACAGAAACCATCGAAAGCGCTAAAGCAAATTTAACTTCTGATACGTACTTATCAGATGTTGAAAGATTTCCTGGAGATGCAGCCGCAATGCTTCAAAATCAAACCAATGATGCCAATTCCCTAGAAATTGTCAATTATTGGGTCGTCGCCATGGAAAATATAACAAGCGCACATTTCAGTGCAGCTACGTGTGTCTCCTTTCTGGATTGTGCGCATTACGCTGTTGCATCGCTTTATGAAATTGTTCTTTCATCAACTGACTTACctaataaaaatcaaagcatccAAAGTATCTCCGCCTTTGAGGACATCTTTCTGATATTGACCAATAACTATTCAGTTAAAATTCTCGAGGTATATGATATGTCTCTAGGTATTTTGGATCACCTAGATGCGATTAATAAGTCCAACGTCTTCTGTTCTACTCCACCTACCACTATGTTTCCTCTTAAAAACCAAACAGTAGTGGCAGGACAAACATGCCATCTCGTATGCAATGTCACAGGAAATCCTCCCCCGACATTCATTTGGTTGAAAGACAATGAACAAATCACCAACTCGTCGGCAAACATGATATTCACCATCCGCAACGTGACATATTCGGACGAAGGTAGTTACCACTGTGTAGCATCCAACCTGGTCGCCAGCCTTATCATGACGGAGGCGTACGTCAATGTGACAG AGAAAGAGGACATAATCGACAAAACAACAACTGAAG AGAAAGAGGACATAATCGACAAAACAACAACTgaag ATGAGTTTCCATTAACACTGGTGGTGACACTTACCGTGACACTTACGACATGTACTGTGATTATTGTTGCATGTGGAGTATGGTGCTACAAAag GCGTGTGCCATAA